In the Rhodothermaceae bacterium genome, GTTCAGTTCTGGAAGAATTGAGTCTTGCCCGGGCAGATGGACGGTATCTCAAGCTTCTGGGCCAGTTGAGCAAACTGGATGTCCTGGTTCTCGATGACTGGGGCCTGATCCAACTGTCCCAACCCCAGCAGGAAGATCTCTTCCAGTTGTTGGACGACCGCATTCAAAAACGATCCACCATTGCAACCAGTCAGTTGCCCGTCGAACACGGGCATCAAAACATGGCCAACCCCACGATTGCCGATGCATTGCTGGATCGACTGGTCCAACCTGCGTATCGGATCGAACTCAAAGGAGAGTCGCTTCGGAAACGGCTGACCAAACCGTTGAAGTACGTGAAAGAAGCAAGTACATCTGGGTAACCCAGAACGCATGATCGCGGTACCACACTCCACCAAGTTATATCAGTGCAAGTTTATGGGTGGGCAATCTCCAAACGCTCTCCAATGAATGTTTCGTGGCTGGAAGAAAAAAACATCAGGATCCTTGGACCATTGGTTCATTCGCGAAACAATCCTAAAACA is a window encoding:
- a CDS encoding AAA family ATPase — translated: SVLEELSLARADGRYLKLLGQLSKLDVLVLDDWGLIQLSQPQQEDLFQLLDDRIQKRSTIATSQLPVEHGHQNMANPTIADALLDRLVQPAYRIELKGESLRKRLTKPLKYVKEASTSG